A genomic stretch from Shewanella woodyi ATCC 51908 includes:
- the panC gene encoding pantoate--beta-alanine ligase, producing the protein MITTQEIQQIREQIRTWRTKGETIAFVPTMGNLHLGHITLIKEAAKRADHVVASIFVNPMQFGANEDLDAYPRTLEADKLALSDAGAELLFTPTPDIIYPKGMEQQTYVEVPKIGDQLCGASRPGHFRGVATVVCKLFNIVQPDIALFGRKDFQQLMIIKTMVEDLSLPIEIVGIDTIRETSGLAMSSRNGYLSTAQKSQAAVLKQTMDQISSAVKQGASLDLAIENGKQALIDSGFTPDYLELRNAKDLSLVTDGQDELVILAAAYMGNTRLIDNLCFTR; encoded by the coding sequence ATGATCACCACACAAGAGATCCAACAGATACGTGAACAGATCCGTACTTGGCGTACAAAAGGCGAAACCATCGCCTTTGTCCCTACTATGGGTAATCTACATTTAGGTCATATCACCTTGATTAAAGAGGCTGCAAAACGTGCTGATCACGTTGTTGCTTCAATTTTTGTCAACCCCATGCAGTTTGGTGCCAATGAAGATCTCGATGCCTACCCTAGAACGCTAGAGGCGGACAAGCTCGCCTTAAGTGATGCAGGCGCCGAGTTACTATTCACGCCTACACCTGACATTATCTACCCTAAAGGCATGGAGCAACAAACCTATGTGGAAGTGCCTAAAATAGGCGATCAGCTCTGTGGTGCGAGTCGTCCCGGTCATTTTCGTGGCGTCGCGACGGTAGTATGTAAGCTGTTTAATATTGTTCAGCCCGATATCGCCCTATTTGGTCGTAAAGATTTTCAGCAACTGATGATCATCAAGACCATGGTTGAGGATCTTTCACTCCCCATTGAAATAGTAGGCATCGACACCATACGTGAAACATCTGGACTGGCCATGAGCTCACGTAACGGTTACCTCAGCACAGCGCAAAAGAGCCAAGCGGCAGTGTTAAAACAGACCATGGATCAGATCTCAAGTGCTGTAAAACAGGGAGCTTCACTAGACCTTGCCATCGAAAATGGTAAACAAGCACTAATCGACTCAGGTTTTACGCCTGACTACTTAGAGCTGCGTAACGCAAAAGACCTCTCCTTAGTTACCGATGGACAAGATGAGCTAGTCATACTCGCTGCAGCCTATATGGGTAATACCCGCCTTATCGACAACCTCTGCTTTACCCGATAG
- a CDS encoding tetratricopeptide repeat protein codes for MFKHLHYSLVSYLVFTLGLLFNSEVYGETCLASNNEIKDTSQKILICQQQLNDIAHDSDDYYTLSLSLAKLYQQTGDLNSARNMLSQVLSEYSKISEIEQIKVNRQMGVIYFHQRVYEQAFNAFEQALSLSIKLKNSSFIALGYNDLANIYHIYGDLETSTSLLLKSYDIHTAENNELGQASVLNNLGSVYKDKGDYNEAIVSYRNAYTIYTRLGREVQAALTLSNLGETFQLNGDPDKAIELLTQSVDSLKQLNSFRFLAEIYILLAEISVNSVSTEQAQYWLNQSRLTTNLIQSSEKNPKYWFVQGLIWEKRDQLDKAAENYEKAFEQVNQHKEYPFQKQLYTAMAELSEQVEDYEASSKYWRIYADTLNSQLTLKNTIHSKNIRSTFTFEAGDSSNLEVGKISTLILVTLIISISCYIFIIRRNRGIHRASKENIEQSEITSTVPELETPATESVTKQRSPSSPPSTSSLSESEQAEQIRLQLVELMHLALQMWEESTQTGKLELAQQSKIWSVGIDDGRIRARAMERYFGLNTLPQKPRWRSVVRTCNYVLQKCEGKSLYREELETNLKTFQNNIKRKAIIDSKNPSSDEDSCTEH; via the coding sequence ATGTTCAAACATCTTCACTATAGCTTGGTCAGCTATTTAGTGTTTACGCTTGGTCTTCTCTTTAACTCGGAGGTCTATGGTGAAACCTGTCTAGCCAGTAATAATGAGATTAAAGATACCAGTCAAAAAATCTTAATTTGCCAACAGCAACTCAATGACATTGCCCATGATTCTGATGACTACTACACCCTCTCACTTTCCCTTGCAAAGCTATACCAACAAACTGGGGATCTCAACTCGGCTAGAAATATGCTCAGCCAAGTACTCAGTGAATATAGTAAAATTAGTGAAATCGAACAGATCAAAGTAAATAGACAGATGGGAGTTATCTATTTTCATCAGCGGGTATATGAGCAGGCCTTTAATGCTTTTGAGCAAGCACTCAGTTTATCGATAAAACTAAAGAACAGCTCATTTATTGCACTTGGCTATAATGATCTGGCCAATATTTACCATATCTATGGCGATCTTGAAACCAGCACCAGCTTGCTCTTAAAAAGCTATGACATCCATACAGCTGAAAATAATGAACTGGGCCAAGCCAGCGTTCTCAATAATTTAGGCTCTGTCTATAAAGATAAAGGCGATTACAATGAAGCTATCGTCTCCTACCGAAATGCTTATACCATCTACACTCGATTAGGCCGTGAGGTGCAAGCCGCCCTTACTCTTTCCAATTTAGGTGAAACCTTTCAGTTAAACGGTGATCCAGACAAAGCCATCGAACTGTTAACTCAATCCGTTGATAGCCTGAAACAGCTCAACTCTTTTAGGTTTTTAGCTGAGATCTATATTTTACTCGCTGAGATATCAGTCAACAGTGTGTCAACTGAGCAAGCACAATATTGGTTAAACCAATCCAGACTCACAACCAATTTGATTCAATCCTCAGAGAAGAACCCCAAGTACTGGTTCGTTCAAGGCCTAATATGGGAGAAGAGAGATCAACTCGATAAAGCCGCCGAAAACTATGAAAAGGCTTTCGAACAGGTCAATCAACACAAGGAATATCCATTTCAGAAGCAACTTTACACGGCGATGGCCGAGCTTAGTGAACAAGTTGAAGATTATGAAGCATCGAGTAAGTACTGGCGTATCTATGCCGATACTCTCAACTCACAACTGACATTGAAGAACACCATACATTCGAAGAATATCCGCAGCACCTTTACCTTTGAAGCTGGTGACTCATCGAACTTAGAAGTCGGTAAAATCTCTACTCTTATCTTAGTGACACTAATTATTTCAATCTCTTGCTATATCTTCATTATCAGACGAAATAGGGGCATTCACAGAGCAAGCAAAGAGAACATTGAGCAATCGGAGATAACATCCACAGTACCAGAGCTGGAGACTCCTGCCACTGAGTCAGTAACAAAGCAAAGATCACCAAGCTCTCCTCCTTCAACATCTAGCTTAAGTGAGAGTGAACAGGCGGAACAGATCAGACTTCAACTAGTAGAGTTAATGCACTTAGCCCTACAGATGTGGGAGGAGTCAACTCAAACAGGTAAGCTAGAACTCGCCCAACAGAGTAAAATTTGGAGTGTCGGTATTGATGATGGCCGTATAAGAGCTAGAGCCATGGAGCGTTATTTTGGCCTCAATACCCTACCACAAAAACCCAGATGGCGCTCAGTAGTGCGCACCTGTAACTACGTATTGCAAAAGTGCGAAGGGAAAAGTCTCTACCGAGAGGAGTTAGAGACTAATTTAAAAACCTTTCAGAATAATATTAAAAGAAAGGCGATCATTGACAGCAAAAACCCGAGCAGTGACGAAGATAGTTGTACAGAGCATTAA